CTGCCTGTCCCATACCTTTTAACATGAAGGTGACCAGGGCTTTCATACAGGCCATCTCTTCTGACAACGTTTTCGTCTCTTCGCTGGTTGAAAAGTCAGTGTTGCTCATGATTTCTCCTTATTGTCCTCGTCCGTTCAACGGCTCCGCCTGGCGCCGCTGAAAAAGTAATGCATAACTGAGTGTATCACATAACCCTCGGGGCGAGGCCAGCAGCACTGTGAGGCAGATGAACAGCGCTCAGGTAAACTTGCCATTATTTCATTTCTAACGCCGATCAAAAGAGTGGTAAGATCGCCCCTTCTCATACCGTCTGAAACACTCCGGTAAACCCACTTGGAGAGACCTGCTTGATTAGCGTTTTTCTTGTTGATGACCATGAACTGGTACGTGCTGGCATCCGCCGCATACTGGAAGAGATCAAAGGTTTCCAGGTAACCGGTGAGGCTAACTGCGGTGAAGACGCAGTAAAATGGTGTCGTGCCAACTCTCCGGACGTGGTGCTGATGGATATGAGCATGCCCGGTATTGGTGGCCTGGAAGCTACACGCAAAATTGTGCGTTACAATCCTGACATCAAAATCATCATGCTGACCATTCATACAGAAAATCCCTTACCCGCCAGGGTCATGCAGGCTGGCGCTTCCGGCTATCTCAGCAAAGGGGCTGCGCCTCAGGAAGTGGTGAATGCGATACGCCAGGTTAACTCCGGCCAGCGTTACATCGCTTCAGATATTGCGCAGCAGATGGCACTGAGCCAGATTGAACCGCAAAAAACAGATTCTCCCTTCGAGAGTTTGTCGGAACGTGAATTGCAGATTATGCTGATGATTACTAAGGGGCAGAAAGTCGCGGAGATTTCCGGGCAGTTGAACCTCAGCCCTAAAACCGTTAACAGCTATCGCTACCGCATGTTCAGCAAGCTCAACATCAGCGGTGACGTTGAGTTAACACACCTGGCCATCCGTCATGGCCTGTTCAATGCGGAGTCGTTAATCAGTAGTGAATGAACAGTTTGATGCCAAATCCTTCCTGAAATCTGTTACCAGCCAGCCAGGCGTTTATCGCATGTATGATGCGGGTGGCACGGTAATCTATGTCGGTAAAGCCAAAGATTTAAAGAAACGTCTGACCAGTTACTTTCGCGGCAACCTTGCAAGCCGGAAAACGGAAGCGCTGGTGGCCAATATTGCTCAAATCGATGTCACTGTAACCCATACGGAAACTGAGGCACTGCTGCTTGAGCACAACTACATC
This genomic window from Erwinia sp. E_sp_B01_1 contains:
- the uvrY gene encoding UvrY/SirA/GacA family response regulator transcription factor; this translates as MISVFLVDDHELVRAGIRRILEEIKGFQVTGEANCGEDAVKWCRANSPDVVLMDMSMPGIGGLEATRKIVRYNPDIKIIMLTIHTENPLPARVMQAGASGYLSKGAAPQEVVNAIRQVNSGQRYIASDIAQQMALSQIEPQKTDSPFESLSERELQIMLMITKGQKVAEISGQLNLSPKTVNSYRYRMFSKLNISGDVELTHLAIRHGLFNAESLISSE